Genomic segment of Gemmatimonadota bacterium:
TTCGAGACCGAGTCGACCGATTTCGGCGTTCTGTTCGGCGGCGGCATCGCGTTTCCCGCGGGCCCCGGTGATCTCTTCATCGAGGGTCGCTTCAACGTCGGCCTGCGCGATATCGATACCAGTACCGACACGGAGGCGAAGCACCGCTCCGGCGCGGCGATGATCGGCTACTCGTTCTCTCTCGGCCCGATCGGCTGACGGCAGGAGCCTGGCGGGCGGATCTTGTATAGCCTCCTGCCCGACGAAGCTCCGCGGGCGCCTCAACCGCGAGGCGCCCGCAAGCCGACCGCCCGAAGGAGATCGTCGAAGGCGGGGTTCCCCTCGAGCGGCGAAAAGGGCGGGTAGTACTGACCGATCAACGCCACCGACCCTTCCTCATCCACGAGGGTCAGCCAGTCGATTGCCTCTTGGTGTCGGCCCAGCAGCATGCATACGAGCGCGGCTTCGAAACCGCGCGTGCCCCTGTGCAGAGAGGTCGTTGCCAGCTCCGCCAGCTTCCGCTCCAACACCTCGCGCCATCCTCGCTCCGAGGCCGGGCCGGCCTTCTCCAGATCCTTGGCCCCGAAAGCCCCGAGTGCCCAGGCTCGCTGCAGGTGCCGGGCACCGGCCTCCCGGTCGCCAGCGACGAAGCAGGCGATTCCCAGATCGAAATGCGAGCGCCAGAAGCTGGGCTCCAGCCGTACCGCGCCTCGCAGCTTCTCTATCGCTTCGCCCACGTCTCCCCTGCGCAGCGCGGCCAGGCCGATGTCGTTACGAACGATCGGGGAGAAGGGATCGAGCTGGCTGGCGAGCTCCAAGCTGCGCTCACCCTCTTCGAAACGGCCGCACAAGAAGGTCAGGAAGGCGCCGTACCAGTGGTGCGCGGTGGCGTGCCCCGGACTCAGCTCGGTCGCGCGCCTGAGCTCATTCACGCCGCCCTCGAAATCGTGCTCGAAGTGCCCCTTCACCATGCCCAGGACGGCCCGTACCTCGCCCAGTTCCGGATCGACGGCCAGCGCCGCCCGCGCGTATTCCTGGGCGCGCACCTTGATCTCGTGCCCGCGCCGGCCCGCGGCCGGGTACAGCAGCAGGTTCGCCTGGGCGATTCCGGCGAGCGCGAGGGCGAACTGCCCGTCGATCGACAGTGCTTTTTCGAAATGGCCGACCGCCTTCTCCAGAGCCGCCTGCGAGCGGTGAGTCATACACCAGCGGCCGCGCAGGTAGGCGTCGAAGGCTGAGGCATCGCTAGTCGGGCCGCGTGAGATCTCCTCGCGCTCGCCTCGGGGCAGGTCGGCATCGAGCGCATCCAGCAGACTCTCTACCAGCCGGGAGCGCAGTTCGAGCGTGCCGGATATAGCGCACTCGTGGACGTCGGCCCAGACCGTTGTCTCGGTGGCGGAGTCGAGCAAGCGAATTACGACTGCTAGCCGGCCTTCCGAGGCCGTCAGGGAGCCGTCGACCACGGCGTCAACGTCCAGTTCTCGCGCAGCGCGCCGAACGACTCCGG
This window contains:
- a CDS encoding PorT family protein; the encoded protein is FETESTDFGVLFGGGIAFPAGPGDLFIEGRFNVGLRDIDTSTDTEAKHRSGAAMIGYSFSLGPIG
- a CDS encoding BTAD domain-containing putative transcriptional regulator — encoded protein: MTLLPSSASLTTLGRPAVAGVTDARAAALLARPKRLALVAYLALEGPKSREAVASLFWPGSRRERGRGALRNAVHFLRRHLGPTALRGQSDMLLLDAGSVRCDVVTFRTRIAERRFEDAAELYRGTFLHGLRIVGAPELVSWIEEWRTELAREASAAHWALADRGEALENWISAADSARRAVALSGNEETGVRRLMRLLDRAGDRVAALREYETFAGRWEREMDLTPSPATRRLADSLRKGAGGAGRARALHAPGPRRVSRYGRVAVLPLTLPLSNPTHLYLAAGLAQELVESLSRLRTVQVIGRVSAGRYGDGDPGVVRRAARELDVDAVVDGSLTASEGRLAVVIRLLDSATETTVWADVHECAISGTLELRSRLVESLLDALDADLPRGEREEISRGPTSDASAFDAYLRGRWCMTHRSQAALEKAVGHFEKALSIDGQFALALAGIAQANLLLYPAAGRRGHEIKVRAQEYARAALAVDPELGEVRAVLGMVKGHFEHDFEGGVNELRRATELSPGHATAHHWYGAFLTFLCGRFEEGERSLELASQLDPFSPIVRNDIGLAALRRGDVGEAIEKLRGAVRLEPSFWRSHFDLGIACFVAGDREAGARHLQRAWALGAFGAKDLEKAGPASERGWREVLERKLAELATTSLHRGTRGFEAALVCMLLGRHQEAIDWLTLVDEEGSVALIGQYYPPFSPLEGNPAFDDLLRAVGLRAPRG